A part of Paraliobacillus zengyii genomic DNA contains:
- a CDS encoding glycosyltransferase family 4 protein gives MKTAIIHDWLVVYSGAEKVLEEMLKIYPDADLFSTVDYLPEGQRDFIMNKKVKTTFIQKLPFSKRKYRNYLPFMPLAIEQLDLSEYDLIISSSHAVAKGVITGPDQLHISYVYSPIRYAWDLQHQYLRETGMDKGIKGFVTRYLLHKVRNWDSRTSNGVDFFISVSDFIGRRIWKVYRRESETIYPPVDVSAFAFHEQKEDFYLTASRMVPYKKIDAIVEAFSLMPDKKLIVIGDGPDFKKIKAKAGPNVKLLGYQSFDVLKSHMQRAKGFIFAAEEDFGITPLEAQACGTPVIAYGKGGSRETVRGFNESVDPTGLFFYHQTAEAIKNAVAQFELLEINPQHCRAHAIKFSPDRFRTEIKDFVDAKIASRQEELSPVEEKTVTQTFSITGIKWQKRVYKVRM, from the coding sequence ATGAAAACAGCTATCATCCACGATTGGCTTGTAGTCTACAGTGGTGCGGAAAAAGTCTTAGAAGAAATGCTGAAGATCTATCCGGATGCTGATCTGTTTAGTACGGTTGATTACTTACCAGAAGGTCAGCGTGACTTTATTATGAATAAAAAGGTTAAGACAACATTTATTCAGAAGTTGCCATTTTCCAAACGTAAATATCGGAATTATCTTCCGTTTATGCCTTTAGCAATTGAACAGTTGGATTTATCGGAATATGATTTAATTATTTCTAGTTCTCATGCTGTAGCTAAAGGGGTTATCACTGGACCTGATCAGTTACATATTTCTTATGTGTATTCACCTATTCGCTATGCTTGGGATTTACAACACCAATATTTAAGAGAAACTGGTATGGACAAAGGAATTAAAGGTTTTGTTACTAGATATCTTCTACACAAAGTTCGAAACTGGGATTCCAGGACTTCGAATGGTGTAGATTTTTTTATATCTGTTTCAGATTTTATTGGCAGAAGAATTTGGAAAGTTTATCGTAGAGAGTCTGAAACGATTTATCCACCTGTTGATGTATCAGCATTTGCTTTTCATGAACAAAAAGAAGATTTCTATTTAACTGCTTCTCGAATGGTTCCGTATAAAAAGATTGATGCGATTGTTGAAGCTTTTTCATTGATGCCGGATAAGAAGTTGATTGTTATTGGCGATGGTCCTGACTTTAAGAAGATTAAAGCGAAAGCCGGTCCGAATGTTAAATTGCTTGGTTATCAATCTTTTGATGTATTGAAAAGTCATATGCAACGTGCGAAGGGGTTTATTTTTGCTGCGGAAGAGGATTTTGGAATCACACCATTAGAAGCACAGGCATGCGGGACGCCTGTGATTGCATACGGTAAAGGGGGCTCTCGGGAAACTGTTCGGGGGTTTAATGAATCAGTAGATCCTACTGGTTTATTTTTTTATCATCAAACAGCTGAAGCTATCAAAAATGCTGTTGCACAATTTGAACTGTTAGAAATAAATCCACAGCATTGTCGAGCACACGCTATTAAGTTTTCACCAGATCGCTTTCGGACAGAAATAAAGGATTTTGTTGATGCGAAAATAGCGAGTAGACAAGAAGAGTTGTCACCTGTAGAAGAGAAAACAGTCACACAGACATTTTCAATTACAGGTATTAAGTGGCAGAAGAGAGTGTACAAAGTGAGGATGTAA
- a CDS encoding oligosaccharide flippase family protein, whose translation MGKQIKFGVIITYISTFINIITGLLITPITLRLFGQAEYGLYSLALSIMGMLFLFDFGFSNAIVKYVTQFKEKDNKKEYENINAMFLVLYTIIGLIAFLAGMLAATGADKIFSNGLTPDEVAKFTIMLQIVAVTLGISFPLKLFNGIIIAHEKFIFNKLITVVRFITNPIITVTILFMGFSSIGVLIAISIVNFLLSLIDVYYCFVILKTKIKLHKFDFKLMKEISMYSLWVFIASLADFIYSRTDMFILGALVNTAAVAIYNVAEVINGLYTKLTMVLSGFFLPRLVQMVSKNVSNHELTNMFIKVSRIQFLLAALVLTGFALVGNEFIVIWAGVDYVLAYWVALLVMSSRFIPVVQVLATSILQAKNKHAFQSKLYLGVAILNLAISIPLALTYGVIGVAIGTLIGKIINTIVMNFNYAKVGIEMKRYFKEVFVLFIPMTLVFIIGVILKRLLSVTTWFDILVFSLLLTAFYGGIMFRYFMNRSEKDMLVKPLKRMVLRKAS comes from the coding sequence TTGGGTAAGCAAATTAAATTTGGTGTGATAATAACGTATATTAGTACATTTATTAATATAATAACTGGTTTATTAATTACACCTATTACACTAAGACTGTTCGGGCAGGCAGAATATGGCTTATATTCATTAGCGCTGTCTATCATGGGGATGTTATTTCTTTTTGACTTTGGGTTCTCAAATGCAATTGTAAAATATGTAACACAGTTTAAAGAAAAGGATAATAAAAAAGAGTATGAAAACATTAATGCGATGTTCTTGGTTTTATACACTATTATCGGATTAATTGCTTTTTTAGCTGGAATGCTTGCTGCTACTGGAGCGGATAAGATATTCTCAAATGGATTAACCCCGGATGAAGTGGCCAAGTTTACAATTATGCTTCAAATAGTTGCTGTTACATTAGGAATATCTTTTCCTCTTAAACTATTTAATGGAATCATAATTGCACATGAAAAATTCATCTTCAATAAATTAATTACTGTAGTAAGATTCATAACAAATCCAATTATTACTGTTACGATATTATTTATGGGATTTTCTTCGATTGGCGTTTTGATAGCAATATCAATCGTCAATTTTTTATTATCATTAATTGATGTTTACTATTGTTTTGTCATACTTAAAACTAAAATTAAGTTACATAAATTCGATTTCAAACTGATGAAAGAGATTTCTATGTATTCCTTATGGGTCTTTATTGCAAGTTTAGCTGATTTTATTTATAGCCGAACGGACATGTTTATTTTAGGTGCATTAGTAAATACAGCTGCTGTTGCTATTTATAACGTAGCGGAAGTGATAAACGGATTATATACAAAATTAACAATGGTTTTAAGTGGTTTCTTCTTACCTAGACTTGTTCAAATGGTATCTAAGAATGTATCAAATCATGAACTGACAAATATGTTTATTAAAGTTTCTAGGATTCAATTTTTATTAGCTGCTCTTGTTTTAACTGGATTTGCTCTTGTTGGTAATGAATTTATCGTAATCTGGGCTGGTGTTGATTATGTCTTAGCCTATTGGGTTGCGTTATTAGTTATGTCATCAAGGTTTATCCCAGTAGTTCAAGTACTGGCCACGTCTATTTTACAAGCAAAAAACAAACACGCTTTTCAGTCAAAGTTGTATCTAGGAGTAGCAATTTTAAATTTAGCTATTAGTATTCCATTAGCCCTTACTTATGGTGTTATTGGGGTTGCAATTGGAACATTAATAGGGAAGATAATCAATACGATCGTTATGAATTTCAACTATGCTAAAGTTGGTATCGAGATGAAGCGATATTTTAAAGAAGTTTTTGTGCTATTCATTCCAATGACGCTTGTTTTTATAATTGGAGTCATACTTAAAAGATTACTAAGTGTTACGACTTGGTTTGATATTTTAGTATTTTCTTTACTATTAACTGCATTTTATGGTGGAATCATGTTTCGATACTTTATGAATAGAAGCGAGAAGGATATGTTGGTAAAACCATTAAAGAGAATGGTTTTAAGGAAAGCGAGTTAA
- a CDS encoding polysaccharide pyruvyl transferase family protein: protein MVRKIRRYVAKKFKWHLNRFYIRLNAKKTCEMIKKSDKSRIILIDTPQHGNLGDQAITLAEKKFLEENCKTYNVFEIQISEIKFSLKTLKKYLEESDVVMLQGGGNMGSEYLGEEEIRRKIIGLFQKQKIILFPQTIYFEDSAVGKREFDKTKAIYNSHKRLILVAREKKSFGIMKNEFENNNVLLTPDIVLYLNQTKGSETRSNILFCFRNDVEGILDDTYKDKLIKKVTTYENNVNFTDTVINKTIYKDNREEELEKIWSSFRKSKLVITDRLHGMVFAAITSTPCIVFGNYNHKVEGTYEWIKHLPYIRFVENKEDVTMHINELLDLKESELNYENNFTSIYYSKILKTIFSEEVIKEKGIENIV from the coding sequence ATGGTTCGCAAAATTAGAAGGTATGTAGCTAAAAAATTTAAATGGCATCTTAATAGGTTTTATATCAGATTAAATGCTAAAAAAACTTGTGAAATGATTAAGAAAAGTGATAAATCTAGAATTATATTAATAGATACTCCTCAGCACGGTAATTTAGGAGATCAGGCAATAACTCTTGCTGAAAAAAAATTTCTTGAAGAAAATTGTAAGACTTATAATGTATTTGAAATTCAGATTAGTGAGATTAAATTTTCTTTGAAAACACTTAAAAAGTATCTCGAGGAAAGTGATGTAGTAATGCTTCAAGGTGGTGGGAATATGGGATCTGAATATTTAGGAGAGGAAGAAATTAGACGTAAAATTATTGGGTTATTTCAAAAGCAGAAAATAATTCTTTTTCCTCAAACCATTTACTTTGAAGACTCTGCAGTTGGAAAAAGAGAATTTGATAAAACTAAAGCAATATATAACTCACACAAACGTCTGATTCTAGTAGCACGCGAAAAGAAATCATTTGGAATTATGAAAAATGAGTTTGAAAATAATAATGTGCTGCTTACCCCTGACATTGTATTATATTTAAATCAAACCAAAGGATCTGAAACTAGAAGTAATATTTTATTTTGTTTTAGGAATGATGTTGAAGGAATTTTAGATGATACTTATAAAGATAAGCTTATAAAAAAGGTCACTACTTATGAAAATAATGTTAATTTTACTGACACTGTCATCAATAAGACAATATATAAAGATAATAGAGAAGAAGAACTTGAAAAAATCTGGTCTTCTTTTAGAAAATCAAAATTGGTAATTACTGACAGATTACACGGAATGGTTTTTGCAGCTATAACATCTACACCTTGTATTGTATTCGGGAATTATAACCACAAGGTTGAAGGAACTTATGAGTGGATCAAGCATCTTCCATACATTAGATTTGTAGAGAACAAGGAAGATGTCACTATGCATATTAATGAATTGTTGGACCTAAAGGAAAGTGAATTAAACTATGAAAATAATTTCACGTCAATCTATTATAGTAAAATATTAAAGACTATTTTTTCTGAGGAAGTCATAAAGGAAAAGGGTATTGAGAATATTGTTTAA
- a CDS encoding glycosyltransferase has translation MDQKISVIVPIYQVEKYLSKCIESIINQTYSNLEIILIDDGSPDRCFEICDKYASMDKRIVVIRKENGGLSDARNAGLAIATGEYISFIDSDDYIHLSFYEVLLGLILTNDADIAQCGYQIVEENQEFTPPIRKDLTIEDVVVLNKLDILHNLYNLNYGDTVVVWNKLFKSNLFTNLFFPKGKVHEDELTTYQILYRANTVAITSKKMYFYLQRSDSIMGQGFTIKSLDKLEAYYNQIQFYNDNDLFELKEKATKSLEGMIKATINRVIKSNFENKTRVLNCLIDYYKMNVHLFSIFPSPKKMKITRNLFRYTPVFIIRWIYKVVNIRRKVEY, from the coding sequence ATGGATCAAAAGATAAGTGTTATTGTGCCAATTTATCAAGTAGAGAAATACCTAAGTAAATGTATTGAAAGTATTATAAATCAAACATATTCTAATTTAGAGATAATACTTATTGATGATGGTTCACCAGATCGGTGTTTTGAAATTTGCGATAAGTATGCCTCTATGGACAAAAGAATAGTAGTTATTCGAAAAGAAAATGGTGGACTTTCAGATGCTAGAAATGCTGGTTTAGCAATTGCTACTGGTGAGTATATTAGTTTTATAGATTCAGATGACTATATTCATTTGAGTTTTTATGAAGTTTTATTGGGGTTGATCTTAACTAATGATGCTGATATAGCTCAATGTGGTTATCAGATAGTAGAAGAAAATCAAGAATTCACACCACCAATAAGGAAAGATTTAACGATAGAAGATGTAGTTGTTTTAAACAAATTAGATATTCTTCACAACTTATATAATTTAAATTATGGGGACACGGTTGTAGTTTGGAACAAATTATTTAAAAGTAATCTTTTCACCAATCTTTTTTTCCCGAAAGGTAAAGTTCATGAAGATGAATTAACGACTTATCAAATTTTATATCGTGCAAATACAGTAGCGATTACTTCTAAAAAGATGTATTTCTATTTGCAGAGATCAGACAGTATAATGGGTCAAGGTTTTACCATTAAGAGTCTGGATAAATTAGAGGCATACTATAATCAGATACAATTCTATAATGATAATGATTTATTTGAATTAAAGGAAAAGGCAACTAAAAGTTTAGAAGGAATGATTAAAGCTACGATAAACAGAGTGATAAAGTCGAACTTTGAAAATAAAACGCGAGTATTAAATTGTCTAATAGACTACTATAAAATGAATGTGCATTTGTTTTCTATATTTCCTAGTCCTAAAAAAATGAAAATAACTAGAAACCTTTTTCGTTATACGCCAGTATTCATAATTAGATGGATCTATAAAGTTGTAAATATAAGACGAAAGGTTGAATATTAA
- a CDS encoding glycosyltransferase family 4 protein, whose protein sequence is MTILEGDRLKILQIADDFHSGGGKERFIYDLTEKLINKGVKTSLICIDHDNTSSWGDELNCEIIKFSSAWLSYIEDYNPDAIIWHVGVETTDKITKIVSKYNVLSIVHNATCPSGTRLFRDNDQICQAATGNMCMVNWYVRKCGTNKAPKEAYRLFNKSKEVHVILNKCKTVYVATKAMQKTLEIENIKSEKIKLFDITLGNLTDLGPIKVTNNTDVLKVLYVGRLSYNKGVQYLIEAISRMKQDNINVMCEIVGGGWYEDELKALVKKKGLDNYINFIGRVNGYEVSKYYLETDVVVVPSIWYEAAGLVVPEARGTGKPVVVFNSGGLQEWQVMMNNIYYAERTDSRSLAKTILEAKQGMKNTHQNNQFKSPYKDLCRDLIEGY, encoded by the coding sequence ATGACGATTTTAGAGGGTGATAGATTGAAAATATTACAAATCGCAGATGACTTCCATAGTGGTGGAGGAAAAGAAAGATTTATATATGATTTAACTGAAAAACTTATAAACAAAGGAGTTAAAACATCACTTATATGTATAGATCATGATAATACATCTAGTTGGGGGGATGAGCTTAACTGTGAAATTATAAAGTTCAGTAGTGCCTGGCTTAGTTATATAGAAGATTATAATCCGGATGCAATCATTTGGCACGTGGGTGTTGAAACTACAGATAAAATTACCAAGATTGTCTCCAAATACAATGTTCTCTCTATTGTACACAATGCAACCTGTCCATCTGGAACTAGATTATTTAGGGATAATGATCAAATTTGCCAAGCTGCCACTGGTAATATGTGTATGGTCAATTGGTATGTTAGAAAATGTGGTACGAATAAAGCACCGAAAGAGGCATATAGACTATTTAATAAAAGTAAGGAAGTACATGTAATACTAAATAAGTGTAAGACTGTTTATGTTGCAACAAAGGCAATGCAGAAAACATTAGAAATAGAGAATATAAAGTCTGAAAAAATAAAGCTATTTGATATTACACTAGGAAACCTTACTGACTTAGGGCCAATAAAAGTAACTAACAATACAGACGTATTAAAGGTCTTGTATGTAGGGAGATTGTCATATAACAAAGGAGTTCAATACTTAATAGAGGCTATTTCAAGAATGAAACAAGATAATATTAATGTTATGTGTGAAATTGTTGGAGGAGGGTGGTATGAGGATGAGTTAAAAGCTCTAGTAAAGAAAAAGGGTTTAGATAACTATATTAATTTTATTGGAAGAGTTAATGGATATGAAGTAAGTAAATATTATTTAGAAACAGATGTGGTTGTTGTTCCTTCTATTTGGTATGAAGCTGCTGGTTTAGTTGTCCCGGAAGCACGTGGAACAGGTAAACCTGTAGTTGTGTTTAATAGTGGGGGATTACAAGAATGGCAAGTAATGATGAATAATATTTATTATGCTGAGCGCACGGACTCGAGATCACTTGCAAAAACAATATTGGAAGCAAAACAGGGCATGAAAAATACACATCAGAATAATCAATTCAAATCACCTTATAAAGATTTATGTAGAGACTTGATAGAAGGGTATTAG
- a CDS encoding glycosyltransferase yields MKEFKVAIIGQIARWKGQDVFIKAAKLLHLENPKVKFLIIGDVLFDKKGEHAYKKEIIELAKDCDYITFLGHRDDVSEMIKEIDIIVHASIREEPFGRVIIEGMAAKKPVIASAIGGPLEIIEGGVSGIFYEPGDYNELAKKIDIIIMDEQLYKDVAINGYLKFQHSFHVRNTVNLVERSLTNYKKKKIR; encoded by the coding sequence GTGAAGGAGTTTAAAGTTGCAATCATAGGACAAATCGCAAGATGGAAAGGCCAAGACGTATTTATAAAAGCAGCGAAGTTACTTCACCTAGAAAATCCAAAGGTGAAGTTTTTAATTATTGGTGATGTTTTGTTTGATAAAAAAGGAGAACATGCCTATAAGAAAGAGATAATTGAACTTGCTAAAGACTGTGATTATATTACTTTTCTTGGACATCGAGATGATGTCAGTGAAATGATAAAAGAAATAGATATAATTGTGCATGCCTCGATAAGAGAAGAACCTTTTGGTCGAGTAATCATAGAGGGTATGGCTGCTAAGAAGCCTGTAATTGCATCGGCAATTGGTGGTCCTTTAGAGATTATTGAGGGTGGTGTTTCAGGGATTTTTTATGAGCCTGGAGATTATAATGAGTTAGCGAAAAAGATCGATATAATTATAATGGATGAGCAATTATATAAAGATGTAGCAATTAATGGATATCTAAAATTCCAACACTCATTCCACGTTCGTAACACTGTTAATTTGGTAGAGCGCTCACTTACTAATTATAAAAAGAAAAAGATTAGATAA
- a CDS encoding glycosyltransferase encodes MIKDHRIKVIFLNHTSTIGGGERSLLDILRFINKDKFDVLLVCFEEGALVEKVKQINDVDVTVVPFPNKILKYNRDKRSFLQLFSLFYMVIPVIRLLLFTLRNKPNVLYTNSMKAHFIGAIIGKLSFTKVIWHVRDILEDGLNKRLFIRLSHLTNEVICISKAVSKQFEQSEKIKVVYNGILPVEEVTTSEGV; translated from the coding sequence TTGATAAAAGATCACAGGATAAAGGTTATATTCTTGAATCACACTTCAACAATAGGTGGTGGTGAAAGAAGTTTGTTGGATATTCTTCGATTTATAAATAAAGATAAATTCGATGTTTTACTTGTTTGTTTCGAAGAAGGAGCCTTAGTAGAAAAAGTGAAGCAAATCAACGATGTAGATGTTACTGTCGTTCCATTTCCAAATAAAATATTAAAATATAATCGTGATAAAAGAAGTTTTCTTCAGCTATTTTCACTTTTTTATATGGTGATTCCAGTTATTAGATTATTACTATTCACATTGAGAAACAAGCCGAATGTATTATACACCAACTCAATGAAAGCACATTTTATTGGTGCTATTATTGGGAAGTTATCGTTTACAAAAGTAATTTGGCATGTCAGAGATATACTTGAGGATGGACTTAATAAACGGTTATTTATAAGGCTTTCTCATTTAACAAATGAAGTTATTTGTATTTCAAAGGCTGTTTCGAAGCAATTTGAACAAAGTGAAAAGATTAAGGTAGTTTATAACGGCATTCTTCCGGTCGAGGAGGTTACAACCAGTGAAGGAGTTTAA
- a CDS encoding GDP-mannose 4,6-dehydratase, with product MRILITGANGFVGRYLERELVSRNHEVFLGVKQIDEMEDIVRIQRSVEINILDKEQVKNTIDYIKPDVIVHLAAQSNVINSWVDPTYTMTTNIIGTINIVEVVGELSLSTKILTIGSSEEYGITAKYTNKLSESSPCLPQNPYATSKFAAGEVAKQIAKKYHLNHIHVRPFNHFGPGQQEGFVISDFASEIARVEAGLASNSIKVGYLEAERDFTDVRDIIDAYVLLIENNVPNGVYNIGSGVSRRISEILDYLIELADVPINIEIDYAKYRISEVENIVGDSTKIQQTIDWKPKHDFKDSLKDTLDWWRAAVSVKI from the coding sequence ATGCGCATCCTCATTACAGGAGCAAACGGATTTGTGGGAAGGTATTTAGAGCGGGAATTGGTAAGTAGAAATCACGAAGTATTTCTAGGAGTCAAACAAATAGATGAGATGGAAGACATAGTAAGGATACAACGTTCTGTAGAGATAAACATTTTAGATAAGGAACAAGTCAAAAATACGATTGATTATATAAAGCCTGATGTGATTGTCCATTTAGCTGCACAAAGTAATGTAATAAATTCTTGGGTTGATCCAACGTATACAATGACCACCAATATTATAGGAACAATTAATATTGTAGAGGTTGTTGGAGAATTGTCATTAAGCACAAAGATACTTACTATTGGTTCAAGTGAAGAGTATGGTATAACTGCAAAATATACCAACAAGCTTAGTGAATCAAGTCCTTGTTTGCCACAGAATCCATATGCAACTAGTAAATTTGCAGCTGGAGAAGTAGCGAAGCAAATCGCAAAAAAGTATCACCTGAACCATATCCATGTAAGACCATTTAATCACTTTGGACCAGGTCAACAAGAAGGATTTGTGATTAGTGACTTTGCATCTGAAATTGCCAGAGTAGAAGCGGGTTTAGCTAGTAATAGTATTAAAGTAGGTTACTTGGAAGCAGAAAGAGATTTTACAGATGTTCGAGATATCATTGATGCATATGTACTATTAATAGAAAATAATGTTCCTAATGGTGTATATAATATCGGATCTGGTGTTTCAAGGAGAATCTCAGAAATATTGGATTACTTGATTGAATTGGCAGATGTACCAATAAATATAGAAATTGATTATGCCAAATATAGAATTTCAGAAGTGGAAAATATTGTTGGGGATTCGACGAAAATCCAACAGACGATTGATTGGAAACCAAAACATGATTTTAAAGATAGTTTGAAAGATACACTTGATTGGTGGAGAGCCGCGGTATCGGTGAAAATATAA
- the gmd gene encoding GDP-mannose 4,6-dehydratase, with protein sequence MKAALITGITGQDGAYLAKLLLNKGYKVYGLIARRSTDTSWRLDYLNIKKEVQLIEGDMTDLSSLIRALNLSKPTEVYNLAAQSFVGTSWEQPVLTANVTGVGVVNLLEAIRLTNPTIRFYQASTSEMFGLIQEPMQSENTPFYPRSPYGVAKLYGHWITVNYRESFGMHTSSGILFNHESPLRGIEFVTRKVTDAAARIKLGLQSELRLGNIDAKRDWGFAGDYVEAMWLMTQQKVGDDYVVATGKTTTVREMCDIAFSYLELDYQDFVIIDPKFYRPAEVEVLLGDPTKAITELNWKPKTSLNELVRMMVDADLQRVKKEVSLVAGV encoded by the coding sequence ATGAAAGCAGCATTAATTACAGGTATTACAGGACAAGATGGGGCATATTTAGCGAAGCTTTTACTGAATAAAGGCTACAAGGTATATGGATTAATAGCTAGAAGAAGCACGGATACGTCGTGGCGACTAGATTATTTAAACATTAAAAAGGAAGTCCAGTTAATAGAAGGAGATATGACAGATTTATCTTCTTTAATAAGAGCTTTAAACCTATCCAAACCAACAGAAGTATATAATCTTGCAGCACAAAGTTTTGTTGGAACGTCGTGGGAACAGCCGGTATTAACAGCTAATGTCACAGGTGTAGGTGTAGTGAATTTATTAGAAGCAATACGGTTAACAAATCCAACTATTCGTTTTTATCAAGCTTCTACGAGTGAAATGTTTGGACTCATTCAGGAACCGATGCAATCAGAAAATACGCCTTTTTATCCAAGAAGTCCGTATGGAGTAGCTAAGTTATATGGCCATTGGATTACGGTAAACTATCGCGAAAGCTTTGGTATGCATACATCAAGTGGTATTTTGTTCAATCATGAATCGCCATTAAGAGGTATTGAGTTTGTTACTAGAAAAGTTACTGATGCAGCGGCAAGGATTAAACTTGGATTACAAAGCGAGTTAAGGCTTGGTAACATCGATGCTAAAAGAGACTGGGGCTTTGCTGGAGATTATGTTGAAGCAATGTGGCTGATGACACAACAAAAAGTTGGAGACGACTATGTAGTCGCCACTGGGAAGACAACAACAGTACGAGAAATGTGTGATATAGCCTTTTCATATTTGGAGTTGGATTATCAGGACTTTGTTATTATCGATCCTAAATTCTATCGTCCAGCTGAAGTAGAAGTATTATTAGGAGATCCAACAAAGGCAATTACGGAATTGAATTGGAAGCCCAAAACAAGCTTAAATGAGTTAGTAAGAATGATGGTAGATGCTGACTTGCAAAGGGTTAAAAAAGAAGTAAGTTTAGTTGCAGGGGTGTAA
- a CDS encoding glycosyltransferase family 4 protein, which yields MTNRLFVSVDFPPIKGGIQNYLYGIISNLDPSKTFVLTSNSGDNDENKQFDKLQEFIIYRTEISNGINFLKQLVKLIPLLFQIKRIIKQHNIKEIHFGNTLPIGLLIMLLGNKVTTYAYLYGLDISHAKISPIKSRILKLILNKTKKIITISNYTKDLITSLGISNEKIKIISPGYSMPELLETKKDIRDEYGISKNKKIVLTVARLHERKGHDNVIEAIELALEENKEIFYVICGKGPYEETLKKQVKNKQLDHYILFAGEVSNEELISWYKVADVFIMTSRQIGNQGDVEGYGIVFLEANYFGIPVIGGNSGGMPDAIRDGKTGFLVDPLNVNEIADKLISLTNSVELRNLMGKEGHKWVISECSWQQRIKLLESV from the coding sequence GTGACTAATCGTTTATTTGTTTCTGTTGATTTCCCTCCTATTAAAGGAGGAATTCAGAACTATTTATATGGCATTATCTCCAATTTAGACCCCAGTAAAACGTTTGTTTTAACTTCAAATAGTGGGGATAACGATGAGAATAAACAGTTTGATAAATTACAAGAATTCATTATTTACAGAACGGAGATTTCAAACGGTATTAATTTTTTAAAGCAATTAGTTAAATTAATTCCATTATTATTTCAAATTAAGAGAATTATTAAACAACATAATATAAAGGAGATTCATTTTGGTAATACGCTTCCAATTGGATTGTTGATAATGTTACTAGGGAATAAAGTTACCACATACGCTTATCTATATGGTTTAGATATTTCACATGCTAAAATTTCTCCTATTAAATCTAGAATACTTAAATTAATCTTGAATAAGACAAAAAAAATAATAACAATAAGTAATTATACAAAAGATCTTATAACGTCATTAGGAATTAGTAATGAAAAAATTAAAATAATAAGCCCAGGTTACTCCATGCCTGAGTTACTAGAAACAAAGAAAGATATTAGGGATGAATATGGTATCAGTAAAAATAAGAAAATAGTTCTTACCGTTGCAAGGTTACATGAACGAAAAGGACATGATAATGTAATCGAAGCAATAGAATTAGCTTTAGAAGAAAATAAGGAGATCTTTTATGTTATTTGTGGAAAGGGCCCTTATGAAGAAACGCTAAAAAAACAAGTGAAAAACAAACAATTAGATCACTACATTTTATTTGCTGGAGAAGTTTCTAACGAAGAATTAATCTCGTGGTATAAAGTAGCAGATGTGTTTATTATGACTAGTCGACAAATAGGGAATCAAGGTGATGTAGAGGGATACGGAATTGTATTTCTTGAGGCTAATTACTTTGGAATTCCAGTGATTGGTGGTAATAGTGGAGGAATGCCTGATGCTATTAGAGATGGAAAAACAGGATTTTTAGTAGATCCATTAAATGTAAACGAAATTGCAGATAAATTAATTTCTCTAACAAATAGTGTTGAATTAAGAAATCTAATGGGTAAAGAAGGACATAAGTGGGTTATAAGTGAGTGTTCATGGCAGCAGAGAATCAAATTATTAGAGTCAGTGTAG